DNA from Insulibacter thermoxylanivorax:
ACGGAGAAGCAATCCTTGGGAAATTGGGCCTATCCGAGGTGTTTGATCTTAAGATATTCATGGGAATGAAACCGATGGAATCGCAGGATCATTTCCGACGACTCGCGGAGCGTTACGATTGTTCTTATGATGAGATGATCAGCATCGGCGATAATTGGCTGAATGATATCTATGAACCCCGTCAGCTGGGCTGCAAGACGATCTTTATCGATTGGTTCGGAACCGGCAGAGAAGATGATGCTGATGCTGTAGTCGGCAGCATGCGGGAAGCACTGGAGATCTTGAAAACGTTGCAGTGACAAGGCAGTGAACACAGCAGGAACGGATCAACAGAGGAGATCTGCTGCTCATAACGGGAAGAAGGAGTGTGGATCAGATGACCAATCCTGAGCACAACCTTGAGGAGCTTAACCGCGAGACGAGGCGTCTGCAATATGTTACGGACAGGATTCGCGAGCAGTTAACGCAGGTGGAGGCCTTGGTGCATGCACGGCGGCAGGATACAGAAGAGATTAAGCGCAACTTCTGGGACAACATTACGGTGAACTTAACGAATGAAACCGAAACGATCGAGACCTATACCAGTATTCAGCAGGAAGCACGCGTGCTTGCTGAACAAGAACGAAGTGAACGTGAGGCGGAACGGCAGCTGGCGACGTTAACACGATTAGCCGATTCGCCTTATTTTGGGCGTGTGGATTTTCGAGAAGACGGGCAGGGAGAGGCGGAGCCGATCTACATCGGTCTGGCTTCCTTGGTGGAGAATGACGGAGAAACTTTCTTGATCTACGACTGGCGGGCGCCGATCTCCAGTCTGTTTTACGATCATGCCCCGGGCAAAGCGGGTTATGAAACGCCCGAGGGCGAGATCAGCGGCGAGATGACGCTTAAGCGCCAATACGTCATCAAGAACGGCAAGCTTATCAACATGTTCGATACCGATGTGACGATCGGCGACTCCTTGCTGCAGCAAGCGCTGTCACAGGGGGCAAGCGCGCAGATGAAGAGCATCGTCGCTACGATCCAGCGGGAGCAGAACCGCGTCATCCGTGACGAGAAGCATCGCTTGCTGATCGTGCAGGGTGCGGCCGGCAGCGGCAAGACCTCCGCAGCACTGCAGCGGGTGGCCTATCTGCTCTATCGTTACCGCGGCTCGCTCACCGCGGATCAGATCGTGCTGTTCTCGCCGAACCCGCTGTTTAACAGCTATATCAGCCACGTACTGCCCGAGCTTGGAGAAGCGAATATGAGGCAGTCCACCTTCCAGGAATATCTGCAGCGCAGGCTGCGCATGTTCCGCCTGGACATCGAGGATCTCTATGAACAAACGGAATACGTCCTGGCGGAGCGGGAGGATCCTTATCATGCCGTGCGCTTGCAAGCGATAAAATACAAGGCTTCGCCGGATTTCTTTGCCCTGATCAACCGTTATGTGCGCTTATTGGAGAAGAAGGGGATGAAGTTCCGTGATATCCGCTTCCGCGGCCGCGTGCTCATCTCAGGGGATGAGATGGAAGAGGTCTTCTACAGCGATGAATTGCGGCGCTACAAGCTTCATGAACGGATCGATGAGTGGAAGAAGCGGATCGCCCTGCGCCTGCAAGAGCTGGAGAAGGTGGAGCGCCGCAGGAAGTGGGTGTCAGAAGCGATCAACCTGCTCGACGATGAAGCATATCGTCTGGCCTATGAGAAACTGCGGGAAACGGGCCGCTTCAAAGGCGATACCTTCGATGATGAACGAAGGGAGCAGGCCTACCTGCGCAAGATGGTCGTTGAAGAGCACTTCGCTCCGCTGCGCAAGAGATTGAGAAAAGGGCTGTATATCGACTATCTCACGATCTACCGGAACCTGTTCTTGGATGAGGAACTGCTCCGCGAATTGATGCACGGCGAAGGAAACGGGGACGAGCAGGGTCAAGATCCAAGCCAAGGACGGGGAAGCGGGGCGCTGCCTGAGGGCTGGGAGAAGTTCGATGAACTGTTCCAACGCGCGCTGACGGATAAGAAACTGCTCTATGAGGATGCGACCCCGCTGCTCTATCTGAAGGAATCCATCGATGGTTTCACGGAGCATGATAACAGCGTGCGCCATGTGCTCGTTGATGAAGCGCAGGATTATTCGCCGTTCCAATTCGCCGTGCTGCGCAGGTTGTTCCCGCGGGCGCGAATGACGGTGCTCGGCGACCTGAATCAGGCGATCTATATGCAGACCGCAGAGATCAACGGTTTCGAGGAACTGGCGGAATTGTTCGCAGCAGGGGATCGGGAGCAGGTTGCGACGATTCGCTTGCTGCGCAGCTATCGCTCGACAAAGCAGATCGTTGAACTCTCAAAACGTCTGCTGCCGGAAGCGCGGGAGGTTGAACCCTTCCACCGCGACGGACCGAAGCCTTCATTGGTCTCCGTGAAGGACGGGGATGATGCGTGTCGCTTTGCCGTGGACTGGGCGGCAGGTCAGCTGCGGGCAGGCCGCAGCAACGTTGGCATCCTCACGTATACGGCTAAGGAAGCGGCGGAGGTCAGCAAGCAGCTGCAGGATCAGCTTGAGGCTCGTCTCATCACCACGGAGACCACCCAGCTGGAATCCGGCGTCTCGGTCTTGCCCGCCTACTTAGCGAAGGGGATCGAGTTCGATGCCGTGCTGATCTGGGATGCTTCGAAGTATCGCGAAGCCGACCGCAAACTGCTGTATACGGCATTTACCCGTGCGATGCATGAACTGGCCGTTATGTACAGACAAGGAGATCCCGGCTTGCTGCAACCCTTGCTGGAAGAGCCGGCCGCGTCGATGGCATAACTCAGCGATCGCTTAGCTGTACGAGATCATGCATAGCCGATAGGCGCCGATCTGCAGCTTGGTCCGCACCGTCTGAACGCAGCGAATCGGCCGAAGTGGTTCTTCGAGAGGGTGAAGTACGGCGGTATCCTGTGCGATATCGGCAGTCACCAGATCGAACAATTCCTCTTCTACAGCGGTGCGAAGGATGCCCGGGTGCTACACAGCAAGGTCGCGAACTATCACCATCCTGAGTACCCGGAACTGGAAGACTTCGGGGATGCTTCGCTGATTGCCGATAACGGAGCGACTAATTATTTTCGGGTGGATTGGTTCACGAATGACCCAGGAGCATGCCTTCAAGGCGGCAGAACTCTGTCTTAAGGCGCAGGAGACGGCGGTCCGCATCCACCAGCCGGACGACCTGAACGGCTCCCGGTATGAAGCGCGGATGCCCGGCGTAAGGATCGGTTCCCAAGATCGAGGTTGAGCCTTCCGTTGACAGCGCCCCCTTCATCATGTTCCGCTTCCCCTGCGCAGCTCTCCTTATGCTATAATGGGAAAGACGGTTTGAGACATCGATCACAGCGGGACGGCTGCAGAACGCACCCGTCCCTGCGAACAGCGGAACTTTGGTACGCTATTTTGAGGAAAATTGTGATTTGCTCAAGCTAACGGAACAGGGATCCGTTATTTGCTGATTTTGATCGACGCATAGGCGCAACAAGCAGAAATAAGGTACTGAGGTTCCGTTAGCCAGAGAAAATGTTCTTTTTGGCGGAAATAAGGAATCTGAGTTCCGCTACACTTAGGCCCCAAAGGAACATGCCTAAAGAAAGCAGCGATTCCGGCCCGATCGGCTTCTACCCGGAACCGATGGGGATCCAGTAAGATCAGCGGCAGGCACGTTCCTGAAGGGAACATACAGGAAGGGGTGTATGCGCAGTGGGGCAGGCTAAGACGAAGACACCTTATGAATTAATCGGCGGTGAAGAAACCTTGCAGAAGCTGGTTGATGCCTTCTAT
Protein-coding regions in this window:
- the helD gene encoding RNA polymerase recycling motor HelD, giving the protein MTNPEHNLEELNRETRRLQYVTDRIREQLTQVEALVHARRQDTEEIKRNFWDNITVNLTNETETIETYTSIQQEARVLAEQERSEREAERQLATLTRLADSPYFGRVDFREDGQGEAEPIYIGLASLVENDGETFLIYDWRAPISSLFYDHAPGKAGYETPEGEISGEMTLKRQYVIKNGKLINMFDTDVTIGDSLLQQALSQGASAQMKSIVATIQREQNRVIRDEKHRLLIVQGAAGSGKTSAALQRVAYLLYRYRGSLTADQIVLFSPNPLFNSYISHVLPELGEANMRQSTFQEYLQRRLRMFRLDIEDLYEQTEYVLAEREDPYHAVRLQAIKYKASPDFFALINRYVRLLEKKGMKFRDIRFRGRVLISGDEMEEVFYSDELRRYKLHERIDEWKKRIALRLQELEKVERRRKWVSEAINLLDDEAYRLAYEKLRETGRFKGDTFDDERREQAYLRKMVVEEHFAPLRKRLRKGLYIDYLTIYRNLFLDEELLRELMHGEGNGDEQGQDPSQGRGSGALPEGWEKFDELFQRALTDKKLLYEDATPLLYLKESIDGFTEHDNSVRHVLVDEAQDYSPFQFAVLRRLFPRARMTVLGDLNQAIYMQTAEINGFEELAELFAAGDREQVATIRLLRSYRSTKQIVELSKRLLPEAREVEPFHRDGPKPSLVSVKDGDDACRFAVDWAAGQLRAGRSNVGILTYTAKEAAEVSKQLQDQLEARLITTETTQLESGVSVLPAYLAKGIEFDAVLIWDASKYREADRKLLYTAFTRAMHELAVMYRQGDPGLLQPLLEEPAASMA